DNA sequence from the Uloborus diversus isolate 005 chromosome 1, Udiv.v.3.1, whole genome shotgun sequence genome:
ttaactttctcccagacttaatttttttcaggaatttATCATGGCAAATATATCTTTTCAGGAAAAACGAACAATCAAAATCAAGATATGCAGGAATTGGAATATAAGAATCTATAAGCCTTTAATTCCACTCAAATTGGCTCTTTTTCTCTATTATGGGGGTAAATATTCTTTTGACTTAAAATCCAAtgttttactcattcatttaatcACTAATTCATTAggtcctttttttcatttatttatatattcaatCAATAAATCAATCAGTCAATTAATAACTTTAATTAGTTGGACAACCAAtcttttatttgttgatttatttatttgattcttcgttcatttttacattatttattcattcattaattcgtAATTTCAtccattccttcatttattatacacattacgcattcatttattcattcatttactcattcacccactcattcattcattaattcaaaacaattttaatctgaaaaaataatagattgatcaatctatatttatttaaatataattaaatttattgtgACTAAATTTAATCTGTCTAAACTAGAGCCAACCTACTTAATTTATTCCGGACTTTATCAATCTGCACTGAAGTAGCCCTTTTTTGGCGACTTACAAACTTAGTTTGACTTTACGTTAATCACCACAAATTGTATGCAAAAATTTAAGCTAATTAAAATCAATCTGAGAACAATTTGAatagaaacatttaattaattGAGAACTCAAGTTTTTGGTCATCTTTCTGGTTCATTTCTATTTCTCTTTCAGGCGGGTCATTCATGCACTCTTTTGTCATAGTCTTTTTGAAGCAAAGGGGAATGACTCTGCCAGAAGTGGCAATCCTCCTCCTCATCACTCCAGTGATTCAGTCTTGTGGATCAGTTGTGTCAGGGATCATAGCGGACAAAACTGGACGGTCAAAGCCGGTTCTCGCAGGGACGATTTTAAGCGTAATGATAACAGTGGGAATCTTGCCACTACTGCCACAATTGAAAGGAAACTGTAGTGATTATCATAGAATCAAAATGAGCTGTGAACAATCCTCTTACAGGATGGAAACAACTTCTGCTAGTAGTTTTGCCACGAACAAATGGCAGCTTCATCACTGCAATGCGCAGTGCACAGAAAATGGGACTCAGAAGTGCACAGGAAGTAACTTATTCTGTGAATTACTGTTGAGGGGGAGTGCAAGCAACACGAACTTCTCTGTGGTAGCAAATGTGAATGTTTCTCACAATTCTGAAAGTAATTCCTACCATTATTTAAGTACAATATCTTTTAACAACGTATCATACACTAGTTGCAATATTTATGATAAAATTGACTGTGACTTCAATTGCACTTTAATATCTACGGAAGAGTGTTTCTCTGAACAGAGTTACCGGAAAAAGATTCTCGTGGTATACTTCATAAATCTCATACTGTATTACACATTTATTTCTAACTGCTACAGATTTCTGGATGTAACTGCCATGACGTTAGCGAAAGAACATGATTCACAGTACGGAAGAGAacgttttttcgctatttttggTATTTTAGTAACTTCACCTCTTGGTGGCTTCATTGTAAAAGCAACAACTAATGCCGGAGAAGAGAAGAATTTTGACTCTGCTTTTTACCTCTTCCTAGCTATGCTCTTAGTCAT
Encoded proteins:
- the LOC129223890 gene encoding uncharacterized protein LOC129223890, which translates into the protein MNSEIRSNGEKEVQASNQFVAMNSLSTHEIKAHAADNKIIQDKEKRTIKIKICRNWNIRIYKPLIPLKLALFLYYGGGSFMHSFVIVFLKQRGMTLPEVAILLLITPVIQSCGSVVSGIIADKTGRSKPVLAGTILSVMITVGILPLLPQLKGNCSDYHRIKMSCEQSSYRMETTSASSFATNKWQLHHCNAQCTENGTQKCTGSNLFCELLLRGSASNTNFSVVANVNVSHNSESNSYHYLSTISFNNVSYTSCNIYDKIDCDFNCTLISTEECFSEQSYRKKILVVYFINLILYYTFISNCYRFLDVTAMTLAKEHDSQYGRERFFAIFGILVTSPLGGFIVKATTNAGEEKNFDSAFYLFLAMLLVILMAVYKLEVQIKSPGEHMWKKTLGMAKNPDIASFATVVFVLGSSFMFTKTYVYWYLEDLKASSVLMGLLPAAGGLYGLPFLLTSKWWVEKIGPTNIFLLGLIGYVISGIGYSFLYNPWLSLLLEVTCILTYHLLWVAVLQNSYDIAPEGMTATVISTAGSIHYGAGKVSASVISGLIMNVYGGRVAFRVLAVICLVSSVFYGLFLCARKRFLKKNDKSIADFRTTPEKDETSVVSAGIITTSAYQGSGKEK